In Caldicellulosiruptor morganii, the following proteins share a genomic window:
- a CDS encoding glycosyltransferase, which translates to MYDEIYIITRKDYFTDHFKEFSARTEAKYTVVAIESLDLKNAWLKKLTIKEMKAVFKTLRDLINKLRMQDNAKIDVIFMALDDYFLPFVMLHEFFLLRKKGIRYFGIRYRILYTGTNTLEKIKQFTVITLLKYLIARKFKILVFDERVRELPACVKKGFYILPDPWEGPYSGNLRASARKRYNIGDDKFVISLIGRQNKRKGFSFILLHLEDILQINRNIVVFISGKIENQIEENTLRNIVGKYPERIIYIDRFLSEDEIAYSFAVADVILLPYSKEFGFSSGVLVRACATGVPVITTSHGLIGYRVKTNNIGLTFDYGNFNSLRSCLETIMKEKSIYELLKMGCKKFAENNTVKVFGNVLSRVME; encoded by the coding sequence ATGTATGATGAAATTTATATAATAACAAGGAAAGATTATTTTACAGACCACTTTAAGGAATTTTCAGCCAGGACAGAAGCCAAATACACCGTAGTTGCAATTGAAAGTTTAGATTTGAAAAACGCCTGGCTTAAAAAACTCACAATAAAAGAGATGAAAGCAGTGTTTAAAACTTTAAGAGATTTAATTAACAAACTAAGGATGCAAGATAATGCAAAGATTGATGTGATTTTTATGGCTTTGGATGATTATTTTTTGCCTTTTGTTATGTTACACGAATTTTTTCTGCTCAGAAAAAAAGGCATTAGGTATTTTGGGATAAGATATAGAATTCTTTACACCGGCACTAACACATTAGAGAAGATAAAGCAGTTTACCGTGATTACTTTATTAAAGTACCTGATTGCAAGAAAATTTAAGATATTGGTATTTGATGAACGGGTGCGGGAATTACCTGCTTGTGTTAAGAAGGGGTTTTATATTTTGCCTGATCCCTGGGAGGGTCCTTATTCAGGTAATTTAAGAGCCAGTGCCAGAAAAAGATACAACATAGGGGATGATAAATTTGTAATATCATTGATTGGAAGGCAGAACAAACGTAAAGGTTTTTCGTTTATTTTATTACATTTGGAGGATATTTTACAAATAAATAGAAATATTGTTGTTTTTATTAGCGGGAAAATAGAAAACCAGATAGAAGAGAATACATTGCGAAATATTGTAGGTAAATATCCGGAAAGGATTATATATATTGATAGGTTTTTAAGCGAGGATGAAATAGCATACTCTTTTGCTGTGGCAGATGTTATTTTGCTTCCGTATTCAAAAGAGTTTGGTTTTTCAAGCGGTGTTTTGGTAAGAGCGTGCGCTACAGGGGTTCCTGTAATCACTACTTCTCACGGATTGATTGGATACAGAGTAAAGACTAATAACATTGGCTTAACATTTGATTATGGTAATTTTAATAGTTTGAGAAGTTGCCTGGAGACAATTATGAAAGAAAAAAGTATATACGAATTGTTGAAAATGGGATGTAAAAAATTTGCTGAAAATAATACTGTTAAAGTTTTTGGCAATGTATTGTCGAGAGTAATGGAATAG
- the gmd gene encoding GDP-mannose 4,6-dehydratase, translating into MKKALITGITGQDGAYLAEYLLEKGYEVHGIKRRSSLINTQRIDHLYEEPHCENRRFYLHYGDMTDSTNLIRIIQEVQPDEIYNLAAQSHVKVSFESPEYTANADALGTLRLLEAIRILKLESKTRFYQASTSELFGKVQEIPQKETTPFYPRSPYAVAKLYAYWITVNYREAYGIFACNGILFNHESPIRGETFVTRKITRAVARIRYGLQDKLYLGNLDAKRDWGYAKDYVRAMWMILNHEVPDDYVIATGEVHSVREFVEKAFSYVGIEIEWIGKGIYEKGIDKNTGKVLIEVDPRYFRPTEVDILVGDASKAREVLGWQPTVSFDELVQIMMDSDLKEVEKELLFKNRGYIYQQTYIE; encoded by the coding sequence ATGAAAAAGGCATTGATAACCGGCATCACCGGCCAAGATGGTGCTTACTTGGCAGAATATTTATTAGAAAAGGGTTATGAGGTTCATGGTATAAAAAGAAGAAGTTCTCTAATTAACACACAGCGAATAGATCATCTCTATGAAGAACCTCATTGTGAAAACAGGAGATTTTACCTTCACTACGGTGATATGACTGATTCAACAAATTTGATAAGAATAATTCAAGAAGTTCAACCAGATGAAATTTATAACCTTGCAGCGCAAAGCCATGTCAAGGTATCATTTGAATCTCCCGAATACACAGCAAATGCAGATGCACTGGGGACTCTGCGTTTGTTAGAAGCTATTAGGATATTGAAATTGGAAAGTAAAACCAGGTTCTACCAGGCATCAACGAGTGAACTTTTTGGCAAAGTTCAAGAAATTCCTCAGAAAGAGACAACGCCATTTTATCCACGAAGTCCTTATGCTGTTGCTAAGCTGTATGCATACTGGATTACTGTTAATTACAGGGAAGCTTATGGTATCTTTGCATGCAATGGGATATTATTTAATCATGAGTCACCTATACGAGGAGAGACTTTTGTAACAAGAAAGATAACTCGTGCAGTTGCACGAATAAGATACGGACTTCAAGATAAACTTTATTTGGGTAATCTTGATGCAAAGAGAGACTGGGGTTATGCAAAAGATTATGTACGTGCAATGTGGATGATACTGAATCATGAAGTACCTGATGATTATGTAATTGCAACTGGTGAAGTTCACAGCGTTAGAGAATTTGTTGAAAAAGCTTTTAGTTATGTCGGGATAGAAATAGAATGGATTGGAAAGGGTATTTATGAAAAAGGCATTGACAAGAACACAGGAAAAGTCCTGATAGAAGTGGATCCCAGATATTTCAGACCTACTGAGGTTGATATATTAGTTGGTGACGCATCAAAGGCAAGGGAAGTTCTGGGCTGGCAACCAACAGTTTCATTTGATGAGCTTGTTCAAATAATGATGGACTCTGATTTAAAAGAAGTTGAAAAAGAATTATTATTTAAAAATAGAGGATATATATACCAGCAAACTTATATTGAATAG
- a CDS encoding O-antigen ligase family protein yields MVKIVYLCIVIIYFSRIRPLDRNYMKLSNIPFVLILFLGWMFLSILWTAANFFSAFVYWLTSMADVFTILFFLKTFEIEKVLEHTLKGIIVGGVILAIIALFNGFNSVGRLGNDEFLHPNVLGNLLSMSLIGSVVCMYEYRYRYKGFRVVDVVVLSFLMVCLFLTISKTAIIAFTVTMLVLILFSRLTFKTKLFLILFFTGVFYIVYRYFIGDYITDYIENQRLISTLTGRTIIWQYTLYMIKERLLMGYGFLAFREVGPQVAAVRIGSAHNDFLNVIFNFGAIGLSLYLFVFITYIKKLLTCIFYFREKYEIETLMALLYFTYFSVRGLTEANLTTISFNLQLLTILMYLLTYILKKTSEDGIDIKSEFFNLKTRQNYQ; encoded by the coding sequence ATGGTTAAAATAGTATATCTGTGCATAGTTATCATATATTTTTCAAGAATAAGACCACTGGATAGAAATTACATGAAACTGAGTAATATACCGTTTGTTTTAATTTTATTTTTGGGATGGATGTTTCTATCTATTTTATGGACAGCAGCAAACTTTTTTTCAGCATTTGTATACTGGCTAACTTCCATGGCGGATGTTTTTACAATTTTATTTTTTTTAAAAACCTTTGAGATAGAAAAAGTTTTAGAGCATACTCTGAAGGGCATAATTGTGGGTGGCGTAATACTGGCTATAATTGCTCTCTTCAATGGGTTCAACAGTGTGGGCAGGCTTGGCAATGATGAATTTTTGCATCCCAATGTTCTGGGGAATTTACTATCGATGTCTTTAATTGGTAGTGTAGTTTGCATGTATGAGTATAGATACCGTTACAAAGGGTTTAGAGTAGTAGATGTAGTTGTGCTGAGTTTTTTAATGGTTTGCTTGTTTTTGACCATCAGTAAGACTGCAATTATAGCTTTTACGGTAACAATGTTGGTGCTTATTTTATTCAGCAGACTTACCTTTAAAACAAAGTTATTTCTCATTTTATTTTTCACTGGGGTTTTTTACATTGTGTACAGGTATTTTATTGGTGATTATATAACTGATTATATTGAAAATCAAAGATTAATTTCTACGTTAACGGGTAGGACAATAATCTGGCAATATACACTTTATATGATAAAGGAAAGATTACTTATGGGATATGGATTTTTGGCTTTCAGAGAAGTTGGACCACAGGTAGCAGCGGTGAGAATTGGAAGCGCTCATAATGATTTTTTAAATGTTATATTTAATTTTGGAGCTATTGGTTTGAGTTTATATTTATTTGTTTTTATAACATACATTAAAAAACTGTTAACCTGTATATTTTATTTCAGAGAAAAGTACGAAATTGAAACATTGATGGCGTTATTGTATTTTACTTATTTTTCTGTTCGGGGTTTGACAGAAGCAAACCTGACAACAATCAGCTTTAATTTACAGTTATTAACAATATTAATGTATTTACTAACATATATATTGAAAAAGACATCCGAAGATGGTATTGACATTAAAAGCGAATTTTTTAATTTAAAAACCAGACAAAATTATCAGTGA
- a CDS encoding WecB/TagA/CpsF family glycosyltransferase, which yields MKTYYINNMKLHSISKNELLEIVSKWAEKRESRVICFANVHMNIESYKNNQFQQLLNNYADVVCPDGMPLVWWLRKNGEVYQERVYGPEMMLEICELAEKKQYNIGLYGSDSDTLHSLISKLKMKFPALNIVYSFAPPFRELTKEEEKNIVKNINESKVQILFVALGCPKQEKWIIKNKGRINAVMLGVGAAFSFHAGKVKQAPQWLQRLGFEWLYRLIQEPRRLWRRYLYTNFKFICLMLHNQIAK from the coding sequence ATGAAAACATATTATATCAACAATATGAAACTTCATTCAATTTCAAAGAATGAATTGCTTGAAATTGTATCCAAATGGGCAGAAAAAAGGGAAAGCAGGGTGATTTGTTTTGCAAATGTGCACATGAACATAGAAAGTTACAAGAACAATCAATTTCAGCAGCTTCTGAATAATTATGCTGATGTTGTTTGCCCGGATGGAATGCCTCTGGTTTGGTGGCTGAGAAAAAACGGTGAGGTGTATCAAGAAAGAGTATATGGTCCGGAAATGATGCTGGAGATTTGCGAGTTGGCAGAAAAAAAACAGTACAACATAGGGTTATACGGGAGTGACAGCGACACATTGCATAGCTTGATAAGTAAATTGAAGATGAAATTTCCAGCATTGAACATAGTGTATTCATTTGCTCCTCCTTTCAGAGAACTAACAAAGGAAGAAGAAAAGAATATTGTGAAAAATATAAATGAAAGTAAAGTTCAGATTCTTTTTGTTGCATTGGGTTGTCCCAAACAGGAAAAGTGGATTATAAAAAACAAAGGTAGAATAAACGCAGTTATGCTGGGCGTGGGTGCTGCTTTTTCCTTTCATGCAGGTAAAGTAAAGCAGGCACCTCAATGGTTGCAAAGGCTGGGTTTTGAGTGGCTGTACAGATTAATCCAGGAGCCACGAAGGTTATGGAGGAGATATTTGTATACAAATTTTAAATTTATTTGTTTAATGTTACACAACCAGATAGCAAAGTAA
- a CDS encoding glycosyltransferase family 4 protein, whose protein sequence is MRVLLVHSFYRQYGGEDRVFEQERKLLIQNGIEVFEYTYHNSEISFFDLPLLTKNMIFNRKTYNEVREVVKEKKINIVHCHNIFPYISPSVYIAAQESGAKVIQTLHNYRLICANATFFDYKKKKICTKCLDKGIGATFYTICSNNWIRNIAIALANMINYKKNVFDYVDKLIALTSFARDLFIKFGIPYSKIAVKPNFIFVDEINPVCTKENYIIFVGRLSYEKGIMLLLEAMKQIERKITLLVVGDGPLRQDVINFIEKNRLNNIKYLGAQKRDKVLELISKAKLLIFPSIWFEGFPMTILEAFSVGTPVLANNLGGVSEIVKEGVNGYLFDFSEQNLPDVILKVLDNLEKNGMEESEGNKVYIEDRYISTKNWDIIEKIYTEVLK, encoded by the coding sequence ATGAGAGTTTTACTTGTTCATTCATTTTATCGACAGTATGGAGGCGAAGATAGAGTATTCGAGCAGGAAAGAAAGCTACTTATTCAAAATGGGATTGAAGTTTTTGAATATACGTATCATAATTCAGAAATAAGTTTTTTTGATTTGCCATTATTAACTAAAAATATGATCTTTAACAGGAAAACATACAATGAGGTCCGAGAGGTTGTAAAAGAGAAAAAGATTAATATAGTGCATTGCCACAATATTTTTCCTTACATTTCACCTTCAGTATATATTGCTGCCCAAGAAAGTGGAGCAAAGGTAATTCAAACGTTACATAACTATCGTTTAATTTGTGCCAATGCAACTTTTTTTGACTACAAAAAGAAGAAAATATGTACTAAATGTTTGGACAAAGGAATTGGTGCAACATTTTATACAATTTGTTCAAATAACTGGATTAGAAATATTGCTATTGCCTTGGCAAATATGATTAATTATAAGAAAAATGTATTTGATTATGTTGATAAACTTATTGCATTGACAAGCTTTGCGCGCGATTTATTTATAAAATTTGGTATTCCTTACAGTAAAATAGCAGTTAAACCCAACTTTATATTTGTGGATGAGATAAATCCGGTCTGCACCAAAGAAAATTATATAATTTTTGTTGGCAGACTTTCATATGAAAAAGGGATAATGCTGTTATTAGAAGCTATGAAGCAAATTGAGAGAAAAATAACACTTTTGGTTGTTGGAGATGGTCCTTTAAGGCAGGATGTTATAAATTTCATAGAAAAAAACAGGTTAAACAATATAAAATATTTGGGAGCACAGAAGAGAGACAAAGTATTGGAGCTAATAAGCAAAGCAAAATTACTGATATTTCCAAGCATCTGGTTTGAAGGATTTCCAATGACTATTCTGGAAGCATTCAGCGTTGGAACTCCTGTTTTAGCAAATAATTTAGGCGGAGTATCTGAGATTGTTAAAGAGGGTGTGAACGGATACTTATTTGATTTCTCTGAACAGAATTTGCCTGACGTGATATTAAAAGTTTTAGATAACCTGGAAAAGAATGGTATGGAAGAGAGTGAGGGAAACAAGGTGTATATTGAAGATAGATATATAAGCACAAAAAATTGGGATATAATAGAAAAGATATATACAGAGGTTCTTAAATAA
- a CDS encoding sugar transferase → MIDELKAFRKIVYNFTSFISLSLSFCLGYKFRFGQKEIVFEKSDYKLLYVLIFIFLLLIAFGFSKELNTNKITVRNLFVLHILKRAGLIFVYVACISLVIKLDLSRIFIATFLIVYILLEAIFKIGLLKVEKLIFKCSTDYYIAVIGTKNQLKFVKLENIFLNLNKEMKTKVHDITIDNMDQSSYNAAIEMLINLVKNSIVDEVVILACDTLDKEFQQKVINICKLTGRRLKIIFRNEFGNEKVYFAAVDDKLIFELRPVETSTVYKFVKRLFDIILSAAALVLTSPLFLLIAILIKIDSPEGPVFFIQERIGLNGRRFKLIKFRTMIPDAEKRKKELAKYNEMDGPVFKITNDPRITRIGKILRKLSLDELPQLINVLKGEMSLVGPRPLPTSEGIECEIEHQIRHAVKPGLTCIWQVSGRNSVSYCEWMNMDKEYVMKRNLLLDIVLLLKTIMAVLKMTGR, encoded by the coding sequence TTGATTGATGAGCTCAAGGCATTTAGAAAAATTGTTTATAACTTTACAAGCTTTATTTCGCTGAGCCTGTCTTTTTGTTTGGGGTATAAATTTAGATTTGGGCAGAAGGAGATAGTATTTGAGAAAAGTGACTATAAATTATTATATGTACTAATTTTTATTTTTCTATTACTAATTGCTTTTGGATTTTCTAAAGAATTAAATACAAATAAAATAACTGTAAGAAATTTATTTGTCCTGCATATATTGAAAAGAGCAGGGTTAATATTTGTTTATGTCGCATGTATAAGCTTGGTTATCAAGCTTGACTTAAGTAGAATTTTTATTGCAACATTTCTAATTGTTTATATCTTACTTGAAGCAATCTTTAAAATTGGTTTGCTAAAAGTTGAAAAACTAATATTTAAGTGTTCGACTGACTATTACATAGCAGTTATTGGAACAAAAAACCAACTAAAATTTGTAAAGTTGGAAAATATTTTTTTGAATTTGAACAAAGAAATGAAAACCAAAGTACATGACATTACAATTGATAATATGGATCAAAGTTCATATAATGCTGCGATTGAAATGCTAATCAATTTAGTAAAAAATTCAATAGTTGACGAGGTTGTGATTCTTGCATGTGATACGCTCGATAAGGAATTTCAACAAAAAGTGATCAACATATGCAAATTAACAGGGCGAAGGCTGAAGATAATTTTCCGAAATGAATTTGGCAATGAAAAGGTTTATTTTGCTGCTGTCGATGATAAGCTTATTTTTGAATTAAGACCGGTTGAAACCTCAACTGTATACAAATTTGTAAAACGGTTGTTTGACATAATATTGTCTGCAGCTGCTCTGGTTTTAACGTCGCCACTTTTCCTGCTTATTGCTATACTAATAAAAATTGATTCTCCAGAAGGACCGGTTTTTTTCATTCAGGAGCGAATTGGTTTAAATGGGCGCAGGTTCAAACTCATTAAATTTAGAACAATGATACCAGATGCAGAGAAACGAAAGAAAGAGTTAGCAAAATATAATGAAATGGATGGGCCGGTTTTCAAGATTACAAATGATCCACGAATAACAAGAATTGGGAAAATTTTAAGAAAACTTAGTTTGGACGAATTACCTCAACTTATAAATGTTTTAAAAGGCGAAATGAGTTTGGTAGGTCCGCGTCCATTACCAACAAGTGAAGGGATTGAGTGCGAAATAGAACACCAGATTAGGCATGCGGTGAAGCCGGGTTTAACATGCATTTGGCAGGTGTCAGGTAGAAACAGCGTCAGTTATTGTGAATGGATGAATATGGACAAAGAGTATGTTATGAAGAGAAACTTGCTTTTAGATATTGTACTATTACTAAAGACGATAATGGCTGTTTTGAAAATGACAGGGCGATAA
- a CDS encoding UDP-glucose dehydrogenase family protein, translating to MSVIGTGYVGLTTGLLFAYLGNKVIFVDIDRQKIEKLKNRVIPFYEPYIEEMLNLVYSNLEFSTEYKEAIEKADIIFICVGTPPDKDGKPDLTGLTAAAKEIGRYLNGKFKVIVNKSTVPVGGGNWVESVIKTNLNDKCRSNQGHNFVVASNPEFLREGSALYDAFYPERIVIGADNNRAFEVLLELFRPIMNQSFNPPPFLPRPNGLSAVPIITTNLVSAELIKYASNAFLATKISFINEIANLCEKVGADIKEIAKGIGLDSRIGSKFLNAGVGWGGSCFGKDTAALVEMGKEYGLEMHIIEAVRKVNYLQRKRIIEKLYEKLKIVKGKTIGILGLAFKPNTDDLRDSPAIDIIRTLLERGAHLKVHDPVALDNFRSMYSSLNVVVNEDVYQMVEDCDALILVTDWDEYKELDWEKVKNIMAGNLIVDGRNALDEEQLSKLNFKYVGVGR from the coding sequence GTGTCGGTAATAGGTACGGGCTATGTGGGGCTGACAACAGGTTTGTTATTTGCATATTTGGGCAATAAAGTTATTTTTGTTGACATAGACAGACAAAAAATAGAGAAACTCAAAAACAGAGTTATACCATTCTATGAACCATATATTGAAGAGATGTTGAATTTAGTATACAGTAATTTGGAATTTTCTACAGAATACAAGGAGGCAATTGAAAAGGCTGATATCATATTCATTTGTGTGGGAACTCCACCTGATAAAGATGGGAAACCAGATCTAACAGGTTTAACAGCAGCGGCAAAAGAGATAGGAAGATATCTGAATGGTAAATTTAAAGTAATTGTTAACAAGTCAACTGTTCCTGTAGGAGGAGGAAATTGGGTTGAGTCAGTTATTAAAACCAACCTTAATGATAAGTGTAGAAGCAATCAAGGACATAACTTTGTTGTTGCCTCCAATCCTGAATTTTTAAGAGAAGGCTCTGCATTGTATGATGCCTTTTATCCAGAAAGAATTGTTATTGGTGCTGATAATAATCGGGCTTTTGAAGTTTTGCTGGAATTGTTCCGCCCAATAATGAATCAGAGTTTTAATCCACCTCCGTTTCTACCTCGACCCAACGGGTTGAGTGCTGTACCAATAATTACTACAAACTTAGTGTCGGCTGAATTAATAAAATATGCATCCAACGCATTCTTAGCGACAAAGATTAGTTTTATAAACGAAATAGCAAACCTGTGCGAAAAAGTTGGAGCCGATATTAAGGAAATTGCCAAGGGAATTGGACTTGACTCAAGAATAGGTTCAAAGTTTTTAAATGCAGGAGTTGGCTGGGGTGGCAGCTGCTTTGGTAAAGATACTGCAGCATTGGTTGAGATGGGCAAAGAATATGGACTTGAAATGCACATTATTGAAGCAGTTAGAAAAGTAAATTATCTTCAAAGGAAAAGAATTATAGAAAAGCTTTATGAAAAATTAAAGATTGTAAAGGGCAAAACAATAGGAATCCTGGGGTTGGCATTTAAGCCAAATACTGATGACCTGAGAGATTCACCGGCTATTGATATAATAAGAACATTGTTAGAGAGAGGGGCGCACTTAAAAGTACATGATCCTGTAGCACTGGATAATTTTAGAAGTATGTATTCCAGTTTGAATGTAGTGGTGAATGAAGATGTTTATCAAATGGTAGAAGATTGTGATGCATTAATTCTTGTAACAGATTGGGATGAGTACAAAGAACTGGATTGGGAAAAAGTGAAGAATATAATGGCAGGGAATTTGATTGTAGATGGGAGAAATGCATTGGATGAAGAACAATTAAGCAAGCTGAATTTTAAATATGTGGGGGTAGGGAGATGA
- a CDS encoding UDP-glucuronic acid decarboxylase family protein — translation MRYLITGACGFIGSNLVERLLTEGHRVIGVDNLITGRIENIEEFLNTSNFTFMNHDVIEPIDIEEELDWIVHLASPASPPKYLKYPVETMRVNSEGTLHLLELARRKGAKFLFSSTSEVYGNPLVHPQTESYWGNVNPIGPRSVYDESKRYAEALIAAYRRKYGLSVRIVRIFNTYGPKMDPNDGRVVSNFITQALKNEPITIYGDGKQTRSFQYIDDLIEGILRLMEVEYHEPVNIGNPEEYTIRDLAEMIIKLTDSKSKVEYLPLPEDDPERRKPDISCAKRILGWEPKTAVKEGLLKTIDYFRKLI, via the coding sequence ATGAGATATTTAATAACAGGTGCATGTGGTTTCATAGGCAGCAACCTTGTTGAGCGACTATTAACCGAGGGCCACAGGGTTATAGGGGTTGATAACCTCATAACAGGGAGAATTGAGAACATTGAAGAGTTTTTAAATACTTCAAATTTTACTTTTATGAATCACGATGTAATTGAACCTATTGACATAGAAGAAGAACTTGATTGGATTGTTCATTTGGCAAGCCCAGCGAGTCCTCCTAAATACTTGAAATATCCTGTAGAGACCATGAGAGTAAACAGTGAAGGCACTTTGCATTTACTTGAATTGGCTCGGAGAAAAGGGGCAAAGTTTTTATTTAGTTCTACCAGTGAAGTATATGGTAATCCTTTAGTTCATCCCCAAACAGAGAGTTACTGGGGTAATGTTAATCCCATAGGTCCTCGAAGTGTTTATGACGAGTCTAAAAGATATGCCGAAGCTCTGATTGCTGCGTATAGAAGAAAATATGGTTTATCAGTAAGAATTGTTAGAATATTCAATACCTACGGTCCCAAAATGGATCCAAATGATGGTAGAGTTGTTTCAAACTTTATTACTCAGGCACTTAAAAATGAACCCATTACAATTTATGGTGATGGGAAACAAACCAGAAGCTTCCAATATATTGATGATTTGATTGAAGGTATTCTAAGATTAATGGAGGTTGAATACCATGAACCAGTAAATATTGGAAATCCAGAGGAATATACAATAAGAGATCTGGCTGAGATGATTATAAAACTGACAGACAGCAAAAGTAAAGTTGAATATTTACCTCTGCCAGAAGATGATCCGGAAAGAAGGAAACCAGACATTTCTTGTGCAAAAAGAATACTGGGTTGGGAACCGAAAACTGCCGTGAAAGAAGGATTACTAAAAACCATTGATTATTTCAGAAAGCTAATCTGA
- the fcl gene encoding GDP-L-fucose synthase — translation MEKSSKIYVAGHRGLVGSAIVRRLLKENYTNLILKGREEVDLTRQEEVERFFEEHRPEYVFLAAARVGGIYANNTYPAEFIYQNLMIECNVIHSAYKFGVKKLLFLGSSCIYPRDCPQPMKEEYLLSGYLEQTNEAYAVAKIAGLKLCQFYKRQYGANFISCMPTNLYGINDNFDLNTSHVIPALIRKFHEAKINNYPYVEVWGTGKPLREFLYVDDLADACVFLMENYDDELWINVGSGEEISIAELAELIKKVVGYKGEIVFNSKMPDGTPRKLLDTTRLKNLGWQRKVGLEEGLRMTYKWFIDNYK, via the coding sequence ATGGAAAAAAGCAGCAAAATATATGTAGCGGGACACCGTGGTCTGGTTGGCTCGGCAATTGTAAGGCGACTTTTAAAAGAGAATTATACTAATCTGATACTGAAGGGGAGAGAAGAGGTAGATCTAACCCGACAGGAAGAGGTTGAGAGGTTTTTTGAAGAACACAGGCCGGAATATGTTTTTTTAGCTGCTGCAAGAGTTGGTGGAATTTATGCCAACAATACATACCCGGCAGAGTTCATTTATCAGAATCTTATGATAGAATGCAATGTTATTCATAGTGCATATAAATTTGGAGTAAAGAAGCTTTTATTTTTGGGCAGTTCTTGCATATATCCTCGAGATTGTCCTCAGCCAATGAAGGAGGAATACCTGTTATCGGGATATTTAGAACAAACAAATGAGGCATATGCTGTAGCCAAAATTGCGGGTTTAAAACTATGTCAGTTTTACAAAAGACAATATGGAGCTAACTTTATAAGTTGCATGCCAACAAACTTATATGGAATTAATGACAATTTTGATTTAAATACTTCTCATGTTATTCCAGCATTGATTAGGAAATTTCATGAAGCAAAGATTAATAACTATCCCTATGTGGAGGTTTGGGGTACTGGCAAACCACTTAGAGAATTTCTATATGTAGATGATTTAGCAGATGCCTGTGTATTTTTAATGGAGAATTATGATGACGAACTGTGGATAAATGTGGGGAGCGGTGAAGAAATTTCTATTGCAGAACTTGCTGAACTAATAAAAAAGGTTGTTGGTTACAAGGGTGAAATTGTTTTTAATTCAAAAATGCCTGATGGGACGCCCAGAAAGCTACTTGATACAACAAGACTTAAGAATTTGGGCTGGCAAAGAAAAGTTGGGTTAGAAGAAGGACTCAGAATGACATATAAATGGTTTATTGATAATTATAAATAA